One window of Dermacentor albipictus isolate Rhodes 1998 colony chromosome 9, USDA_Dalb.pri_finalv2, whole genome shotgun sequence genomic DNA carries:
- the LOC139050178 gene encoding uncharacterized protein, whose amino-acid sequence MDGNRFEGWFNDVLQKLPAGSVVVFDSELYHTRREEKLPTTASKKEKIQEWLKSKDLSYSERMVKKLLFELVESVKPHFLSYTVENAAESAGRILLRLPPYHCECNPIECVWTKVKNSIAVDNRDFKLSSVEDVLREKSNT is encoded by the coding sequence ATGGATGGCAatcgcttcgagggatggtttaatgacgttctgcagaagttgcccgCTGGTAGCGTCGTTGTTTTTGACAGTGAACTTTACCATacccggcgagaagagaaattgccgaCGACAGCTtcgaagaaggaaaaaatacaggagtggctcaaaagcaaagACCTCTCCTACAGCGAAAGGATGGTGAAAAAGCTGCTGTTTGAGTTGGTAGAATCTGTAAAGCCCCACTTTCTGAGCTACACCGTAGAAAATGCAGCTGAAAGTGCCGGCCGCATTCTACTGAGGCTCCCACCGTACCACTGCGAATGTAATCCTATCGAGTGCGTGTGGACAAAGGTGAAGAATAGCATCGCTGTGGATAACAGAGACTTCAAGCTGTCTTCGGTTGAAGACGTCTTGAGGGAAAAATCAAACACTTAA